CCCCAAGACGGTTGCCATGGGCCTGGGGTCCAGGCCCAACTCTGACCttcctgggctgccacgtgtctagGTCCAGGACGGGGCTTCTGCActagccccctagattaggtaggGCTTCCAGACAGATCTAATCTATACCCCAGTCACGTGGAAGACCGGCGTTGCCCTGCTCTATCAGGGGCTCCTCTGGCACAGTGCTGTCACTGAAAAGCTGCGCTCGCGTCCTTTCGACTGTCGCGTCTCTTCGATTTCCGTACCGCTCTTAAATGCGTTCACATGGGGACGGTTCAAATTCAAGCAATTGTTTCCCCCCATTTCattccctataaataggggCTTCCTGATTTCCTTCGACTCTATttgccattttcttctctttgtgTACTTTCTTACTTCCGGAATTCCCAGCGGCAAGACTTCCGACTCTCAGTGCCCAGATTCCGGCGGTTGCTTCATTTTTTCCCATTCTATTCACCAGTAAGTACTTGTCCTTCCTCCTTTACTCTCTTTCTCCCCTTGCCATCCTTCGCTTTTTATGTCAGATCGGTCCGGCGTCACTTCCACTGCATCTTAGGTCCCTGCCCATCATAGAGCCCTTAGGATCCTCATTTCTTCTTCGTCTTCATCCTcgtcttcatcttcatcttcccCTCATccactttcttccttttctgctTCTAATCCCAACTTCCACATCCCTGACTTGCTCGAGCCCATAGTCATCATGAGCTCTCCATCTGCCCATTCTCCTTCTGCCCGTATTCTAGAGGAGGTGGCCGAGCTCGACGCCCTCATTGAGCAACAGGCCACTTCCGTTCCCTCCCCCAAGTCCCCACATGACTCTCCTAGCGGAGCCCAGGGAGAGGCTGGTGAGGATAGGGACTTCTCCGAGGGGACCCCTGCTTCCGAGCAGGGGGATGATCCTGAATTCGACTACGGTCATCCCGACCAGCAAGAGGTCACCCTCTCACCCGAGGAGGTGACCGAGCTGGCCGGATCTTTTTCCATTCCTCCGGCCTTCGAGCCGAGAGCTGCCGGGCCCAACGACCAGGCCAGCTGACCTCCCCCTAGCTTCGTAGCCATTTATAGGGAGCAGCTGGTCGCGGGGCTCCGTCTCCCCATTCCTCCAGCCCTAGCCGAGATCCTGAGCTACTGGGGGCTCAGGATCACCCAGGTCCACCCCAATTCGATCAGGATCATCATTGGAGTCCTGATCTACTGTCAGATCTGCTCCATCCCatactttctctctctcttccgaGCTTCTTACACCCTCAAACTCCCCCTCCCTAGGTGGTACTATTTCTCCCGCCGAACTATGAGCAAAGTTCGGGGGGGAAGGGCACCCAGGATCTGCTATTCGGGTTCCCCTCTTCCATAAAGAATTGGAAAGGGGATTTATTCTTTGTTAAATCCACGCATTTTCCTTCTAATGTGTGGAAGGTCGGGGAGGTTGACTCCGACCCTTTTCCGGGGGACTTGGACTCTGAAACCCTCAACCAACTGGTGAACTCCAAGGTGAAGCTCTACGCGGCCAGGTTCTCCACCGAGCAGATTTCTGCGGCCAGACTGATGGGGACGATGTCCGGGTCCCCTGGAGAAGTGGTGCATTCCCCCACCGACTACGACACTTATAATGCCGCCTCTAGGCTCCTGTAGTCCAttgctttcttctttcttttactGACATGTATTTACTAACCTGATGGTGTTTGCTGTAGTGAGGAGGCTTTCCAATCTGCTAGGCACCCCCCCACCGTGGCCGTCCCGACTCCGTAGTCGGAGGCCACCAAGAAGGCCTCCCCGACTCCTGGAGCAGCTCGAGCCCCCAGAAGGAAGCATCTCACCCCTCGTCCCCCTCCAAGCAGGTCGCCAGCAAGAAGAAGACTGCCGGGCAAAAGAGGGGTCGAGGGGATGAGCCCTTCCAGCCTGGGAAGAGGCTTATGCCAGCTCCAGCGCAGCCCCCTCTCCTGCTAACGTCGGGGGGTGCCCCCCACGCGAGTCCGGTCCATCTGGGGGTTGGCTACGCGGAGGAGCACGCACGGGAGACGCCTCCCCCCAGCTTGTGGCATTTCCGCCATGTGGCCCCCGTGAAGCCGGGCCAAGCCCCCACCATGCACGACCCCCGTCGCTTCTGCCCGTCCTGGGGGCTCTCCATCAACGACCGAGCCCAGTTCCCCGAGGTGGCTCGTGAGTTGGTTGTAGGCTCGGTCCTCCCGCGCAACAGGAGGTGGATGGAGTTGGCCAACCCGTCCGAACTACAGGACATGTATTACACCGCCTAGGCCCAAGTAAGCTTTCTTCCTTTTAGGCCACTTGTGTCTTTGCTTTTCCCTTGGATGGAGTTGGCAGTATGCTAATTTTCCTTTTCGTTCCTCAGGCCAATACCGCCGGAACTGCCCTGGTGACCCGCTTCTTCGAGTTGTCTCCCGACTTGGAGAAATTGCAGAAGAAAAATCGGGAAACCGAACAGAAGTTTGCCCAGACCCTTAAGGAGACAGACTCCCTTAAGGCCAAGTTGGGCGAGACCGAGAAGGAGTTGGAAGCGGTTCAGGTCCAGCTCATCTCCACCAGGTCGGAGCTGGACCAGGAGAGGACGGGCGTGGAGAAGCTGAAGGCGGACCACGCCATTGAGCTCTCCGGCACCGTCAGCCGGGAGCGCAGGAAGGCTGTTCGGGAGTTCATCTCTTCCGAACAGTTTGCTGAAAACGTCGCCCTCCTCAACCAGCCCATCCTTCAGGTCGGCTTCACGCGAGTCCTGGACCAGGTGAAGGGCCTTAACCTGCCTGACTTCAACTTGGCTGACTTCAAAGACTAAAATCCCGCAGCTAAGGAGAAGCTTGACTGGCTCTTCGACGGGTATTGCAAGGGGCATGTTCTAAAGGACCTGGTGGGCCGGAGTGACGTGGGAGCCGAGCTGGCGGAGATTCCCTTGGAGGAGGACGAGGCTCCCGGCAGGGCTTCCGCGAAGGAGCCAGTGGCTAAGGGGTTTTAGGGGGCTGAGCTgtatatttttcccttttcatttAGTTCGGTAGGCTTTGTAATAGGTAGGTTTTCCATGTATACATGAAATTCGATTATCTAATCTTGACTCCCAAATTCCGCTTGCGCCGAACGCTAATAATCAAAGCAGTGTGCTGACCTCCTTGGCCGAGCACCGAATTGATCCACCAAGGCGGCGTGCCGACCTCTCGGGTCGAGAATCTATCAAACTTTACGCTAATCAGCTAAATTGTTAAGGACGCCAAACTGGGGTACTATCAAACTATCAAACCAAGTTAACAATCGAACTCTAATAACCGAAGCGACGTGCCGGCCTCCTGGGCCGAACACTCGATTTTAAGGCCTGAAGCTACGTCGACCTCCTAGGTCGAACGTCAAACTCTCAAACTTTAAGTACATCCCATTGATTCATTGCCCCCCGCTAAGTGTGCTAATGTAAAATTAACAATCAAACAGCGTGACAGTTCAAGATAAACGGCCTTGATAAATTTTGTAATGAAGGTTCTAAGTCGAACACTTATTTGGTTTGACAATAGGATATATTAGACCAACCTAACTTAGGAACAATCGCAAGTTCAAAAAGTGCCAAGTGCGGGGTACCTCCACTACATCTAATTTCGCAAGCTTACAGTACCCAACCCGGCTTGTCTTTAGGACCTTGTACGGCCCCTCCCAGTTCGGATCGAGCTTATTGGAACTATGAGCTCGACTGACTGAGTTCTTTCTCAGGACAAGGTCTCCCGGCTGGTACTGCATGTTCTTCACTTTCGTGTTATGATAGCGGGTGAGTTGACTTTTGTATTTAGCCATCCGTATAGCCGCTTCCTCGCGTCTGGCCTCCAACATGTCCAAGTTACACCTCAACTCTTCTTCGTTGGCTGCTGCAACGAAGTTCTGTGTCCGAAGCGAGGGAAGGCCGATCTCTGCTGGTACCACCGCTTTTGCCCCATAAGTCAGGGAGAAAGGGGTCTCATGAGTGGCTGTTCTCGGCGTAGTTCGGTAAACCCAAAGGACACTAGGAAGTTCCTCTAACCAATTAGACTGGGCCAGCTCCAACCTAGTTTTCAACCCTTGCAGAAGGGTTCGGTTAACATTCTCCACTTGGCCGTTGGCCTGGGGATGACCGACCGACGTGAAGTGTTGACTAATCCCGAGCTCGGCGCACCAGCTCCTGAAGGGGTTCTCAGCGAACTGTTGTCCATTGTCAGATATCAAGACATGCGGAATCTCAAAACGGCAGACTATGTTCTTCCAAAAGAATTTCTAGACCGCTCTTCCAGAGATAGTGGCCAAAGGCTCCGCTTCTATCCACTTTGTGAAGTAGTCAATGGCCACCACGAGGTGTCCGTGTCTCCCGGAAACTCAGGGAAAAGGCCCCAAGAGGTCTATTCCCCATTGGGCAAAGGGTTAAGGACTGTGGATGGGGACCATCTCCTGATTCGGCTGGTGACGCAGCGGGGCGTACACCTGACAAGCTCGGCATTGCTGAACTAGTGCCGCGGCATCCCGGAACACTGAGGGCCAATAATAGCCTAGGAGTAGGCACTTTTTGGCCAAAACTCGAGATCCCACATGTGCCGCGCATAAGCCTTTATGAACTTCTCGTAGGACATAGTCGCCCTCCTCAGGGGTTACGCACTTTAGTTAGGGAGATAAATACGACCTCCTGCAGAGGATCCCCCCAGAGTAGGCGTATTTGGCAGCTCTGAACTGGAGTCGGCGAGCCTCGATTTTGTTCACGGGGAGGGCACCCGAGTTGAGGAAGTCCACGAGGGgggtcatccaagaggccgggctgtctatAGCCAAGACTTGGACCTGGTCAATACTTTTTTGcttgactacctccaccaaaacttCCTTACTCAGGTGAGCAAAAGAGGAGGACGCCAGTTTCGACAGGGCGTCCACGCGTTTGTTCTGTGATCTCGGTACCCGTTCGATTTCAAAAACATCAAACAGGGTTATCGCCTCTCGTACCTTAGCCAAATATTTTTTCATGACGCCCTCCTTGGTCTCGTACTCCCCGCGAACTTGGTGGACTACGAGTTGGGAGTCACTTCGAGCTTTGATCGCAGTTATACCCATCTGGTGGGCTATCCGCAATCCAGTCAACAGGGCCTCGTACTCCGCCTCATTATTGGATGCCGGGAAGTCAAATCTGAGCGCGTAGGTCAGCTCTTCCCCGGTGGGCGAGGTGAGCAGTAGGCCGGCCTCGCTCCCTTCCTTGCTCGAGACCCCGTCCACAGATAGTACCCCCGGCTCATCCGGCCGTACCTCCTTGGGCAAGGAGCTCGGCTCAGCCACTGACAAACTGGCTCCCTCAGCAAGAAAGTCTGCCAGGGCCTGAGCTTTGATAGCGGTGCAAGGCTGATAGCCGATGTCGTGCTCGGCCAGCTCGACGGCCTACTTGGTCATCCTGCACGAGACCTCAGGCTTTGTGAGTATCTGTCGTAGGGGCTGATCAGTCAGGACAACAATGCTGTGGGTCTGGAAGTAAGGTCGAAGTTTCCGGGCGGCGTGCACCAGGGCGAGGACCAATTTTTCGGCCAGTGTGTACCGCGTTTCCGGCCCTTGTAAAGCACGGCTGACGTAGTATATTGGCCTTTGAGCCCTCCTGTCCTCCCGCACCAAAACCGCACTAACGGCCTCGTTGCAAGCAGACAAGTATAGGAACAGGGTTTCTCCCTGCTCCGGGGCGGTCAGAGTGGGCAGCTCAGCCAGATAGGCTTTCAGGTCAGCGAAGGCTTTCTGGCACTCCTCAGTCCATTGAAAGTCCTTAGGCGCTTTCAAGATTCGGAAGAATGGTAGGCCCCTCACCGCGGAACTCGAGAGGAACCTATTCAGGGCGGCTATCCTTCCCGTGAGCCGCTGGACCTCCTTTACATTCCTCGGAGGGGCCATGTCCATGATGGCCTGAAACTTATCCGGATTGGCCCGGATCCCCTCTTGGGACACCCAGAAACTTAGGAACCTTCTCGACCTAACCCCGAAGGTGCATTTCTTCGGGTTCAGCTGCATCCGGCTCTCCCAGAGGATATCTAAGATCTCCCTCAGGTCGGGAACGAGTCGTCGATCTGTTCGGCTCTTGACGATCATATCGTCCACGTAGACCTCTATACTCTTGCCGATCTGATTCCGGAATAATTTGTTGACCAGGCGCTGGTAGGTAGCTCCAGCGTTTTTTAGCCCAAACGGCATTGTCTGGTAGCAGTAAGTCCCTTCCTCGATGATGAAGGAGATCTTTTCCCGGTCTTTTTCGGCCATCTCTATCTGGTGGTATCCTTGAAAGCATCCAGAAAACACAAAACGTCAAAACCCACAGTAGAGTCTACTGACCTGTCGATCCTCGGTAAGGGGAAACAATCCTTTGGGCAGGCCTTGTTGAGATCTGTGAAGTCCACGCACATCCTCCAAGACTGGTCCTCCTTCTTCACCAGGACCGGGTTGGCTAACCAGGTCGGATAATATACCTCCAGGATGATTTTGGATTCCAGCAGCATGCCGACCTCCTTCTTGATCACCTTATTCCTCTTCGGGGCGAAACTTATTTTCTTCTGCTTCACTGGCTTGAAGCGGGGATCTATGTTGAGATGGTGGACAGCCAGATCAGTCGAGATCCCGGGCATGTTCTCAACCGTCCATGCGAAGACCTGGGAGTATTCAGCAGGGGCCTTCAAACCCTCCTTTTCCTCGGGAGGTAACGACGCGCCGATGCGGAGGACCCGGTCAGGCCTGTCCTCTCGCAAGGGGAACTCCTCAACCTCGTCCAAGATGCCCACCTGCCGGGCCTCCTCCCCCGGGGTGTAGGGTTCAAAGCTAGCCGTTTGGACGACCACCTTCTCCTGTCCCCGAAGCATGGCCAAGTAATAAGCTCTGGCCACTTCTGGATCTCCACGCACCTCGGCTACTCCTCCCGGGATAGGGAATTTGACGCTGAGGTGGAGTGAAGAGGGAATAGCTCGGAGGGCGTTCAAAGCGGGTTGCCCCAAGAACACGTTGTACGGGGATTGTTGTTTGACCACCACGAAATTGACAGGGATGGTCCGGCATTTGGGGGCCTGCCCTACCGTGACCATCAGGGTAATCATTCCCTCCGAGTTGATGGGTGGTCCGGTGAAACCCACCAGGGGTGTCCGAACCGGGGTCAACTGTCCGTCCTCCAAGCCGAGCTCTTTAAACACTCGGTAAAACAGGATGTCCACCGCGCTCCCTTAGTCGATGTACACTTTTTTTACTCGATAGTTATTGGTGACGACGTCTATCACGATGGCCTCGTGGTTCCCGGACGCCAGGGGAACCGCATCCTTTGGTCCGAAGGTGATCTCTTTGTCAATGCGCAAGTGCTTCAGGGAATCATCTCCCTCAGGAGAAGGTCGCCTGTTCTTCCGAGTTGCGTGGTTGTCCCCCCTGTGGGACCCCCAGCGATGATGTTTATCACCCCTGCTAAGTATTGGATGCCCTGGTCAGGGGAGTGGCCCCGAGATATGTCACGCCGCTCAGGGCGACCGCGACGCTGATCCTCACCCCTGTCTCCGCGGTAGGTGTGTCCCGACTCCTGGTCCGGTCGACCTTGCCGTACGAATCGTCTCAGGAAATCGCGCTGGATCAGATCCTCGATCTCCTTCCGCAGGGCCCAGTACCCCTCCGTTTCATGCCCGACGTCACGGTGGAAGACACAGTATCGGTCCTGGTTTCTCTTGTTCCGGGGGGTCCCCATCTTAGGCGGCCGTTCCCCTAGGCCCTCCGCCTCCATGACGGCCAGGATCTGGGCTCTGGGCCGAGTCAGGGGGGTGTACCCTTTCTCCGGAAGCGGCGGTTGAGCGGGACTTTTTCCTTGGAGAGTCGGTCGAAAACGTTTTTCTTGGCCAGGCCATCCTTGCTTTCGGGTGGGTTTCCCCGTCCTTTGCGATCTCCGAGCTCCCGATCCAACTCCCTCTTCAGGCGCGCTGCCTCCTCTTCGTTAGCGGCTGCGTGCGCCCTGGTCAGGAGCTCCTCCAGGTCTCCAGGAGGCTTCTCGGCCAACTTGTAGAAGAGCTCCTCCGCCCTGAGCCCGTTCATGAAGGCGGCCATCACCACCTTTTCGTCCTTGTCCCTGATCTGCAAACTCTCAATGTTGAAGCGGGCCATGAAGTTTCTCAGGGACTCGTCCGGCTTCTGCCTGATTGCCATCAGGTAAGCCGCGTTTTTCGAATAAGTCTTCGAAGAGATGAACTGGGCGACGAATTGCCTAGCCAGTTCGGGAAAACTTCGGATGGACCCCGGTGCCAGACCCTGGAACCAGAGCCGGGCCCTCCCCTTCAGGAATATGGGGAAGGTCTTGCAACGGATCTCATCTGCTGCTGTTTGCAGACGCATGTGCGTCAGGAAGACCGAGTGGTCTTCCGAATCAGTCGAGACGTCGTACAGCTCAATGTTCGGGATCTTGAACCTCCGGAGCAGAGGGTAGTTCTCTATCCTCGGGTAAAGGGCGAGGGCGTGTAATTGTTCTCGTACAATTGCGGCCGCAAGATCTACTCGAGTTCGTCTCGGACAGGTTTCCACTGGGAAAGGTTGCGCGGCCGGCTCTTGACAGATCGGTCGGGGAAGCGTTCAGGCTCGTTCCGTGTAGGCTTCCGCGGGGAAGGATTTTTTGGTCGGATCCTAGCGGACCGGTCGCGGAAATACCTCTCGCTATCCCCGACCACCGAGGCTCGTGGGCGAGGAGGAGTCCGTGGCCGTTTCCTCCTGGGGGGTTGGTCCCGTGACTCATCCTCTGAGGGAATGAGAGGTGattccttctccttctccttcgTCTTGGAGGTCTGCGCGCCCCCGGCTTCACCTCCCTCCTTCGCCTGTCGGATCATGTCTTCCAGCATGGGGAGGTTCTCCGTCACGAACTGAAGGATCTGCTATTTCCGTTCTCCTGAAAGGGCTGAGCCCCCGGCGTCCCATGCAGCCTCGGTCTCCCTTCGCCGGGACCCCTCGCCAGCTCCGGGATCGGTGGTCTCCATGGTTCGCTTGGAACGCGTTCTCGTCATCAACACAACTACACTTTACCTTTCCGTTCCCACAGACGACGCTAACTGAAGAAGCGCTGAGCTTCTCCGGACCGAGCTGATCTGATGAGCTCggcgtgctgatgagaagagcgtgtccaaaccctgcaaaacaGACAAAAAGCGGCCTCGATGGTGACTAACAAAGGGGGGCCCCGAGACtgtccccgagggcactccgacggtcaagttaatTTTCCGGTGGGTGGAGTGTACTGAGAGTAAACAGGTGAGGGTCTCTTGCCTgtagtgagcgtaccttgtgCAGTTGGTGTGCGTTACCATTTATACCCGCTCGAGAGTTCGACCTCCGTACATTTCGAGACCTGCCCGAGATAATCTCAATCCCGCGCTAAGGTGGATTCTCCCCGCCCTCTGCGGGATTGTTCCCTGGAGCCTTTCGGAGCCCTAACGGCGGTGTGCCCCAGGACGGTTGCCATGGGCCTGGGGTCCAGGCCCAACTCTGACCttcctgggctgccacgtgtctagACCCAGGACGGGGCCTCTGCACAAAGCCTTCCTTAACTCAGCATAGACCTCCCCGTTCCACTTATCTAACTTCTGCTGTTCACCTGACAGATGGTTTGCTTTTTCCTCTGCAACTTCCAGCGCATTGTTTCCAGGCTCAGGCTTCATCTCTAAAACATGGATTTTTGCTGCTGCTTTTGTATCGTAGTGTAAGTCACACGAGACAAAGTTACGGTAAGCCAGAGGGTAGGCAACCTTTGACCTAAGCAGAGCCGAGAAGTAGGCTGGTAAAGCCGTCTGTTTGGCCAACAAACTTAGTTGTAGGCAACGGGTACCTTTCTTCATGGTGAGATAGTCATGGCTGAGACCGAGCATCACCCCTGCTTCTTGCGTGTAGCCATTGATGGCGGCAATTGTGGGCATGGGAAGGGAGATGAGATCTGATACTACATGCTTGAAGTCGTCAATCATTATTTCGTAGTAGCGTTTGTAACTTTCATTTGACCCTTTAGCTTGCTTCCTGGCACAACTGATAAGGGGAAAACGGTAACAGCGTCAGATTTGAACAGATTACAAGTAGCTGCTCGAAGGGTTTTAGATTCTACGGAAGGTACATGTCATCCAAATACATAGTGTAAAGAAAGTAACACCAAAGCGTTACAAAAGATCTAAAACCTGCTTTTATTTCCattaattatttgtttattaatttattttatttttactttttaagTTTTAAGGTACAATGGGAAGGTTTAGGAACCGAATCTTGGCTCTAAGGCCAGAAACGAATATGGCAAATTATGGTTTCACATATTTTTCTTAGCCTACAATTCGACCTTATGATCTTTTCAGCTCAATCAATGGTGGAATCGTAGAAGAGGTTATACAGTCTTACTTTTAGGCTAAATTTGTACTCTGAGTATTGTCCATACAATTTCTTCCTAATATTTTCAGCCCAGAGAAAAATTGTCAGGGTAAACGACAGAACGCAAGGTTTGTAACTCCATTTTTCTGTGGTTTCTGCCGAAATGGTAGAAAAAGAGCAGCAATTAAATTACTTACCTTCTCTTCTCA
This portion of the Coffea arabica cultivar ET-39 chromosome 2e, Coffea Arabica ET-39 HiFi, whole genome shotgun sequence genome encodes:
- the LOC113738918 gene encoding uncharacterized protein; its protein translation is MVTVGQAPKCRTIPVNFVVVKQQSPYNVFLGQPALNALRAIPSSLHLSVKFPIPGGVAEVRGDPEVARAYYLAMLRGQEKVVVQTASFEPYTPGEEARQVGILDEVEEFPLREDRPDRVLRIGASLPPEEKEGLKAPAEYSQVFAWTVENMPGISTDLAVHHLNIDPRFKPVKQKKISFAPKRNKVIKKEVGMLLESKIILEVYYPTWLANPVLVKKEDQSWRMCVDFTDLNKACPKDCFPLPRIDRSVDSTVGFDVLCFLDAFKDTTR